In Daucus carota subsp. sativus chromosome 4, DH1 v3.0, whole genome shotgun sequence, one DNA window encodes the following:
- the LOC108218103 gene encoding protein NUCLEAR FUSION DEFECTIVE 4, producing MNIEGRLAEDSRAAAKGSRLEFALQVLRGRWLALFASLTILAGVGGGYIFGIYSKEIKASLGYDQTTLNLIGFFKDLGGSVGLFSGLIAEVTPVWFVLLIGWSLNFVGYFVIWLAVSGKIAKPKVWQMCTYMCIAANSLNFANTGALVTCVKNFPENRGVLLGLLKGFAGLSGAIMTQIYLALYGNDPQSLILLIAWFPAALSLVFVYTVRTIKTGTQPNEVRVLYQFLYVSIALACFIMVMTITQKLVPNFPPIAYDASATLVCGLLFFPLFIVYREELHLWNQNRIPSSPKNEKIEIPAQSTPRSEEMERKSCFSNILDKPPRGEDYTILQAIFSVDMLILLISTACGLGSGLTLIDNLGQIGESLGYPTQTINTFVSLVNVWSYFGRISAGLLSEKLLIKFKFPRPLMITICLFLICVGHLLVAFPVPGSVYLASVIIGFSFGAQYLLFNAIISELFGLKYFATLFNFGGLAIPVGSYLLNVRITGVMYDHEAMKDLARKNMHRSSGEELTCIGAHCYRKSFSILAAAACFGAFSSLVLVFRTREYYKGDIYKKFGKETEAQEE from the coding sequence ATGAATATCGAGGGAAGATTGGCAGAGGACTCGAGGGCTGCTGCTAAAGGCAGCAGGCTTGAGTTTGCATTACAAGTTCTTCGAGGCCGATGGCTCGCACTTTTTGCATCCTTAACAATTTTGGCTGGTGTAGGTGGTGGCTATATCTTTGGGATTTATTCCAAGGAGATCAAAGCTTCTTTAGGCTATGATCAGACAACACTTAATCTGATTGGATTCTTCAAGGATCTTGGCGGAAGTGTTGGGCTATTTTCGGGCTTGATTGCAGAGGTAACTCCAGTTTGGTTTGTTCTTCTAATCGGCTGGTCTCTGAATTTTGTGGGCTACTTTGTGATATGGCTTGCGGTTTCGGGAAAAATAGCAAAGCCAAAAGTGTGGCAAATGTGTACTTACATGTGCATTGCAGCCAATTCTCTCAATTTTGCAAACACGGGAGCTCTTGTCACTTGTGTGAAAAATTTTCCTGAGAATCGCGGGGTTTTGTTAGGTCTCTTGAAGGGATTTGCGGGACTAAGTGGAGCTATCATGACACAAATTTACTTGGCCCTTTATGGGAATGATCCTCAGTCTCTCATCCTCCTGATTGCATGGTTTCCGGCTGCACTATCACTGGTTTTTGTCTATACAGTCCGGACCATTAAAACGGGTACGCAGCCAAATGAGGTCAGAGTTCTGTACCAGTTCCTATATGTATCAATTGCATTAGCTTGTTTTATCATGGTCATGACCATAACTCAAAAACTAGTACCTAATTTTCCGCCAATTGCTTATGATGCAAGTGCTACTTTAGTTTGTGGTCTACTATTCTTCCCTCTTTTTATTGTGTACCGAGAAGAGTTGCATCTCTGGAACCAAAACAGAATTCCTAGTAGTCCTAAAAATGAAAAGATCGAGATTCCAGCACAATCCACTCCAAGATCAGAAGAAATGGAAAGAAAATCCTGTTTCTCTAATATTCTTGATAAGCCACCAAGAGGAGAAGACTACACAATTTTACAAGCAATATTCAGTGTAGACATGTTAATTTTGCTAATTTCAACAGCTTGTGGACTTGGCTCTGGCTTAACTTTAATTGATAACTTGGGTCAAATTGGAGAGTCACTAGGATATCCGACACAAACGATTAATACATTTGTATCGCTAGTAAACGTATGGAGCTACTTTGGAAGGATATCTGCTGGTCTGCTCTCGGAAAAACTtctaattaaattcaaatttcccaGGCCTCTTATGATTACAATCTGCCTCTTCTTAATATGTGTCGGTCACCTCCTTGTGGCCTTCCCTGTTCCGGGCTCAGTGTATTTGGCATCCGTAATTATTGGTTTCTCATTTGGAGCGCAGTATCTATTATTCAATGCTATAATATCTGAGCTCTTTGGTCTTAAGTACTTTGCTACATTGTTCAATTTTGGCGGGTTGGCCATTCCAGTGGGTTCGTACTTGTTAAACGTGAGGATTACTGGAGTCATGTATGATCATGAAGCAATGAAAGATCTTGCTCGGAAAAATATGCACAGATCATCAGGTGAGGAACTGACATGTATTGGAGCTCATTGTTACAGGAAATCTTTCAGTATTTTGGCAGCTGCTGCATGTTTTGGAGCTTTTTCTTCGTTGGTTTTGGTCTTCAGAACTCGAGAGTATTACAAAGGGGACATATACAAGAAGTTTGGAAAAGAAACTGAAGCACAAGAAGAGTAA